The window GGGCAAGCCTGCAGGCGGATCACGTTACAGTGAATCCGGAAACCGGCGAAATTATTGCCGCCGGCAATATACTCATGTTGCGCGGCAACGAGCGCTGGGAGGGGCATGAGCTGACGTACAATTATAAAACACGCGAAGGTTCGTTCGGCAATTCAATGATGTATTTTGAACCGGCATACATTACCGCCGGGAAAACCGAACGGCTTTCAACCAATGAATTTATGCTGCATGACGTGGTGATGACAACGTGCGAAGGCGATAACCCTGTTGTATACGCCCGCGCCAAAGAGGTTTACGTGATTGACGAAAACAAACCGAGCGGCGCGTTTATCAAGGCGAAGCACGTTACGTTTTTCGTCGGTCCGGTACCGGTGTTTTATACGCCGGTCTGGCAGCGCCATCTCGGTGAGCGCATCTTCTCATTTGCTGTCGGCGCAAGCGGGCGGATGGGCGCATACATCATGAGCCGCGCCGAGCTGCATCCGGCCGACTGGCTGAAAACAAATACACATCTTGATCTTTATTCGAAACGCGGCATCGGTGCCGGACAGGACTTCCGGTGGGCGACACCGCACGGCGGCGGCGGAATTAAAACGTATTACATCAGCGACGGTGACTGGAAAGATTCCGACGACTCCGCTGATGAACGCCGCTGGAAAGATTCTGACCGCTATCGCGTGAAGATATATCATAACGAACAGATTGACGATGAAACATATATTGCGGCGCAATTGAATTATCTGAGCGATCCTGATTTTCTCGACGACTTTTTTAATGATGAATACCGGCACGAAGTAAATCCCGAAAATTATGTTGTCGTGCAGCGCTCCACTGAACGCTATTCGCTCGGCGCGCGTTTCGACCGGCGGATGAACGATTTTTATACCACGGTTGAACGCATTCCGCATGTGACATACGACCGGTATCGCGCCCGGGTCGGCGACACACCGCTGTATTTTCAGAGCGAAAATACCATCGGGTTTTATGAAAATCTGAATGCAAAAACAATTAATCCGCCGCTGATTCCGAATAATCGCAGTGCGCGCTTTGACACCTACAACCAACTGTTAATGCCGCTGCGCTTTTTCAATTTTCTGAATATTACGCCGCACACCGGCTATCGTGGAACATGGTACAGCGAAACCGCCACCGGGAAATCCGATTCGCACTTCCGGCACCTGTTTGAAATCGGCGCGCTGACGTCATTCAAGGCGTATAAAACGCTGACTGATCAAAGCGGATTTTTCGGCACCGGCATGCGCCATGTGTTTGAACCGTACATTGATTATCTTTACCGTACCGAACCCGGATTGCGCGGAACGCGTACGCGCCGCCCCGATCTTTATCATTACGATGAAATCGATGAACTGGACGAACGGAATGAAATCCGCTTCGGTGCGCGCAATCTGCTGCAAACCAAACGCGGAGATCAGCGCATTGCGAACTTTTTTGATCTTGATCTGTACACCAGCTACCGCTTCGATCCGCAATACGACTCTCACTGGCAGCGGGAAGAATATAAATTCGGTCCGCTCACCGGCGATCTCGAATTAAATATCACAGATAATTTTTATATTAAAGGCAATGTGGAGTACGACTGGCATGAACGCGAGCTTTCACCGGCGAATATTCGCACCGTATTTGTTACCGCCGACCAAAGTGAATATTCATTCAGCTATCGCTACCGTGACAGTGATTATTATCCGTTGAATGAAGAAGAGTTCAAGCGGTCACTTTTCGAAGCCCGTGCGCTCCTGTTTCCGAACAGTAAATGGTCATTCGATTTCCTCGTGCGCTACGATGGACATCATGACGAATGGGAAGACCGCCGGATTGTCGTGAATCATCGGTTTAACTGCGTTACGATGGGCGTTGGTTACCGGTGCGATGAAGACGATGAACATGAATTCTGGGTACAGTTCTGGCTGAACGCGATTAAAGGCACACCGATCAAACTGTAGCAGCACTGAAAAACTGTCCGGTTAATACATCCGGTCTTACAGATTACTGACTGGAATGTCGGCGGTTTTGTTTAGCATAACAATAACAAGGCGCTCGCGCCGGCGGCGCCGGTAAAACACGGAGCAGGCATCCCCGTTCGCCCTTTTTCGCAGTGAATTGAGCAGACAGGTTTTGTTCTTTGACAAAATTTCGCGCTTTTACTTATTATATCCGCATGAGCACAGATCCTTTTCATTTGAACCGCACCGTACATCTCGCGCGCCGCGACGCTCTTTACGAGAAAGCCGTTCGCCGCATTCTCCATATCTCGGTGCGTAAATGTCCGCAGGAACAATGTCAACTCGCCAACGAAGCGTTTTATCTGTTAACCGAAGCGCACCGGCACGCCGAAATTGCCAATCTTGCCGGAAAAACATCCACACAAAGTAAACTGTTTGAGCAGGTGCTCGGCACACTGATCGACAACACGCAATCACTCTCCCGCATGCTGCGCCGGCGTTTAGTCTTTGGTCACAAAGACAATCATCTTAACCGGTTTTTCGGAGCACCGGAAATCGGTGAAAAAGTCAGCAGCCATTATATCCGTTGCGCCGGACTTATTCTGCGCGGGTTAAAAAACATTGTTCACAGTGCGGAAACACCGTTTAAGGAACTGAGTAAAACCAGCATTGCAAAAATGACTTCGGTGGATAAAGCG is drawn from Kiritimatiellales bacterium and contains these coding sequences:
- the lptD gene encoding LPS assembly protein LptD, which gives rise to MSLKQDGGFWAGFIAISALLAVTGCSTLARPHTETRRGSYIYVNPFSYKPANPAEHLRYAEQLRDAGKLRKATKEFEIIVKRWPDSMEAAAAQRAQADTLHERGKNKKAFKEYEELIAQYYTGIKNYDGVLERQFDIAQHEQERKRMRWLFGGFRAPERAVPFYESILKNAPQWDRAPEVQYRIGQAYQRNEEYEMAVVAYSTVEFRYPRSPYAEKAAYAKVQTYRELVKSVPYSVDIREQAQIAAAMFPGLYPDSGHIAEVTVFADELRDQEARYTYQVAEFYERIPRPARTDSAVLYYQKTVDEFGGTPSAGAAVARLSELHSTQHPAVRPSAKPADADVMSVESIIADLRTPAVTPVQVFSADEGAGVAGGMRAADMRAKRKSSATAAAGLSGPVTAAPLPQRFSNEQGAVEVTADRMEYRGELLIGDGNVAVQQEGASLQADHVTVNPETGEIIAAGNILMLRGNERWEGHELTYNYKTREGSFGNSMMYFEPAYITAGKTERLSTNEFMLHDVVMTTCEGDNPVVYARAKEVYVIDENKPSGAFIKAKHVTFFVGPVPVFYTPVWQRHLGERIFSFAVGASGRMGAYIMSRAELHPADWLKTNTHLDLYSKRGIGAGQDFRWATPHGGGGIKTYYISDGDWKDSDDSADERRWKDSDRYRVKIYHNEQIDDETYIAAQLNYLSDPDFLDDFFNDEYRHEVNPENYVVVQRSTERYSLGARFDRRMNDFYTTVERIPHVTYDRYRARVGDTPLYFQSENTIGFYENLNAKTINPPLIPNNRSARFDTYNQLLMPLRFFNFLNITPHTGYRGTWYSETATGKSDSHFRHLFEIGALTSFKAYKTLTDQSGFFGTGMRHVFEPYIDYLYRTEPGLRGTRTRRPDLYHYDEIDELDERNEIRFGARNLLQTKRGDQRIANFFDLDLYTSYRFDPQYDSHWQREEYKFGPLTGDLELNITDNFYIKGNVEYDWHERELSPANIRTVFVTADQSEYSFSYRYRDSDYYPLNEEEFKRSLFEARALLFPNSKWSFDFLVRYDGHHDEWEDRRIVVNHRFNCVTMGVGYRCDEDDEHEFWVQFWLNAIKGTPIKL